A single genomic interval of Nitrospirota bacterium harbors:
- the hemH gene encoding ferrochelatase yields MSNHTAIILIALGGPRSLDEVGPFMTAFMGRPAPPPVVQAVIERYKLIGGRSPLPGMVKIQANALEKELGGNYRVYEGFRYSKPTVADSFDRAITDGARRVIALSLSPFATEVTTGAYKSACEGLGSGETCPLFIPSWHDNPLFINSWAEKVRAGLAGFPEAQRDRVAIIFTSHSIPVRYINAGDPYRKQVEETVSLVVNQSGIKNWRIAWQSKGARATEPWLQPEVEPTLDSIAQEGCAAVLEVPIGFTCDHMETLYDIDIVHRAHAEKLGLTFERAESLNTSPLFIKALADIVRKAVY; encoded by the coding sequence ATGTCCAATCACACGGCAATCATACTCATCGCCCTTGGCGGACCCCGGTCTCTCGACGAGGTCGGACCATTCATGACCGCCTTCATGGGAAGACCTGCGCCGCCTCCCGTTGTGCAGGCCGTTATCGAGCGCTATAAGCTCATCGGCGGCAGATCGCCGCTCCCCGGGATGGTAAAGATCCAGGCCAACGCGCTTGAAAAAGAACTCGGCGGAAACTATCGCGTATATGAAGGTTTCCGGTACTCAAAGCCGACGGTAGCCGACTCCTTCGATCGGGCCATCACAGACGGCGCGCGACGCGTCATCGCACTCTCCCTGTCGCCCTTTGCAACGGAGGTCACGACCGGCGCGTACAAGAGCGCCTGTGAAGGACTGGGAAGCGGAGAAACCTGCCCGCTCTTTATCCCGAGCTGGCATGACAATCCCCTCTTCATCAACTCGTGGGCTGAAAAGGTCCGGGCAGGACTTGCCGGATTTCCAGAAGCTCAGCGGGACCGGGTCGCGATCATCTTCACGAGCCACAGCATTCCCGTTCGCTACATCAACGCAGGCGACCCCTACCGGAAACAGGTTGAAGAAACCGTCAGCCTCGTCGTCAACCAGAGCGGAATAAAAAACTGGCGTATTGCCTGGCAGAGCAAGGGTGCGCGGGCGACCGAACCGTGGCTTCAACCCGAGGTGGAGCCCACGCTGGACAGCATCGCCCAAGAAGGTTGCGCAGCCGTGCTCGAAGTGCCCATCGGGTTCACCTGCGACCACATGGAGACCTTGTATGATATTGATATCGTGCACCGGGCTCACGCCGAAAAACTGGGTCTCACCTTTGAACGTGCGGAGTCGCTGAACACCTCGCCGCTCTTTATCAAAGCCCTGGCGGATATTGTAAGAAAAGCAGTATACTAA